A genomic window from Halogeometricum borinquense DSM 11551 includes:
- a CDS encoding DoxX family protein, which produces MSTPTTTTTDTKFDDVLNFDLQGTLAGYWLVAVRLITGYWFLHAGWNKFAFVSGESFDAAGYLLNGTTASPLHGFFAWAAATPWLMEFTNFMIPTGEFLIGLGLIVGGLVRLASFFGAVLMVFFYLGNADWAHGLVNGDLMGLVLFVTVATFGAGRILGLDAYLEKFDFAKTKAAKFILG; this is translated from the coding sequence ATGAGCACTCCCACTACAACCACGACTGACACAAAATTTGATGATGTCCTCAACTTCGATCTACAGGGCACACTGGCTGGCTACTGGCTCGTCGCCGTTCGGCTGATTACCGGCTACTGGTTCCTCCACGCCGGCTGGAACAAGTTCGCCTTCGTCTCGGGTGAATCGTTCGACGCCGCAGGCTACCTCCTCAACGGCACCACGGCTAGCCCCCTCCACGGCTTCTTTGCGTGGGCGGCGGCGACACCGTGGCTCATGGAGTTTACGAACTTCATGATTCCCACTGGTGAGTTCCTCATCGGACTCGGACTGATCGTCGGTGGTCTCGTCCGTCTGGCCTCGTTCTTCGGGGCCGTCCTGATGGTGTTCTTCTACCTCGGGAACGCCGACTGGGCGCACGGCTTGGTCAACGGTGACCTCATGGGCTTGGTGCTCTTCGTCACCGTCGCCACGTTCGGCGCGGGCCGCATCCTCGGCCTGGACGCCTACCTCGAAAAATTCGACTTTGCGAAGACGAAGGCCGCAAAGTTCATCCTCGGCTGA